In Nymphaea colorata isolate Beijing-Zhang1983 chromosome 3, ASM883128v2, whole genome shotgun sequence, a genomic segment contains:
- the LOC116250977 gene encoding amino acid permease 8-like: MSDQQEVVVVAVPAVELQPVAEGAGLATIEEGNTDVDDDGLPRRTGTVWTASAHIITAVIGSGVLSLAWAIAQLGWVAGILALTSFSVITLYTSTLLADCYRCPETGKRSYTYMDAVRNNLGGIKVIICGCTQYANLIGTSIGYTIATAISMKAVKRSHCFHKNGHDVDCQSSSNLFMIYFGVMEIFISQIPNFHKIWWLSYVAAGMSFSYSFIGLGLSIAKTVGGEPSRTSLTGVEVGIDVTADEKIWGCFRALGNMAFAYSYAMVLIEIQDTLRSDPPENKVMKKATKFGVASTSIFYLSCGCVGYRAFGNSAPGNFLTGFGFYEPFWLIDIANICIIIHLVGAYQVFTQPVFSFVEKSAAKRWPLHSFINKEISAYIPGCGQYCTNRFRLLFRTIYVIITTVVAMIVPFFNDVLALLGAIAFWPLTVYFPTEMYMARNKVPAFSRRWLSFQVLSAGCLVVSVAAAAGSIQGIITDLKIYKPFHSSGYE, from the exons ATGTCTGACCAACAGGAAGTTGTGGTTGTCGCCGTTCCGGCAGTCGAGTTGCAGCCGGTGGCCGAGGGCGCCGGATTGGCCACGATCGAGGAAGGCAACACGGACGTCGACGACGACGGGTTGCCTAGGAGAACCG GAACTGTGTGGACGGCTTCGGCGCACATCATAACGGCGGTGATCGGTTCTGGGGTGCTGTCACTTGCATGGGCCATAGCTCAGCTGGGATGGGTGGCCGGAATTCTGGCGCTCACGTCGTTCTCGGTCATCACTCTCTACACTTCCACCCTCCTTGCTGACTGTTACCGATGTCCGGAAACTGGCAAGAGAAGCTACACTTACATGGACGCCGTGAGAAACAACTTGG GAGGGATAAAAGTCATAATATGTGGGTGCACCCAATATGCCAACTTAATTGGGACGTCAATTGGTTACACCATTGCAACGGCGATAAGCATGAA AGCTGTGAAGAGGTCCCATTGCTTCCACAAAAATGGCCATGATGTTGATTGCCAGTCTTCTAGCAACCTCTTCATGATATATTTTGGTGTTATGGAAATCTTCATATCACAGATTCCCAACTTCCATAAGATATGGTGGCTCTCTTATGTAGCTGCGGGCATGTCCTTCTCATACTCTTTCATAGGCTTGGGTCTTTCTATTGCTAAAACTGTAG GAGGTGAACCTAGCAGGACAAGCCTGACTGGAGTGGAGGTTGGCATTGATGTCACAGCAGATGAAAAGATATGGGGATGTTTCCGAGCGCTTGGAAACATGGCATTTGCCTATTCTTACGCCATGGTCCTCATCGAGATTCAA GATACATTGAGGTCGGATCCTCCAGAAAATAAAGTGATGAAGAAAGCTACCAAATTTGGTGTTGcgtctacctcaattttttacCTGTCATGTGGTTGTGTTGGCTACAGAGCATTTGGAAATAGTGCACCGGGCAATTTTCTCACTGGTTTTGGCTTCTATGAGCCATTTTGGTTGATTGACATTGCAAATATATGCATTATTATCCATTTGGTTGGTGCTTACCAG GTATTTACGCAACCCGTGTTCTCCTTCGTCGAAAAATCAGCAGCTAAAAGGTGGCCATTGCACAGCTTCATCAATAAGGAAATCAGTGCTTATATTCCGGGATGTGGGCAATACTGCACCAACCGTTTTCGTCTTCTATTCAGGACCATTTACGTGATAATCACAACAGTGGTAGCCATGATCGTCCCTTTCTTCAACGACGTTTTGGCTCTTCTCGGTGCCATTGCCTTCTGGCCGCTGACGGTTTACTTCCCGACCGAGATGTACATGGCACGCAACAAAGTGCCGGCCTTCTCCCGCCGGTGGCTTTCGTTTCAAGTGCTCAGTGCCGGTTGTCTTGTTGTATCCgtagctgctgctgctggttcCATTCAAGGAATTATCACCGACCTAAAGATATATAAACCATTCCATTCTTCTGGTTACGAATGA
- the LOC116251653 gene encoding xylulose kinase 2: MESGYSLPEDALFLGFDSSTQSLKASVLNADLVIVASETVHFDSELPHYKTKDGVYRDPSDSGRIVSPTLMWVEALDLLLGKLTASGLDLGRIIAVSGSGQQHGSVYWKKGSLQLLASLDPEKPLTTQLSDAFSTKESPIWMDSSTTAQCREIENAVGGALTLAQLTGSRAYERFTGPQIRKIYQTQPDVYHNTERISLVSSFMASLLIGAYASIDEADGSGMNLMDIKERAWLNVALEATAPGLEEKLGKLAPAHSVAGLISSYFVKRFKFSKSCLVIHWSGDNPNSLAGLTLSCPGELAISLGTSDTVFGITNDPLPRLEGHVLANPVDPNCYMIMLCYKNGSLTREDVRDRCANHSWELFNKLLGQTSPLNDGKFGFYFKEHEILPPLPIGTHRYAIDNFESNSLEECKVHEVENFDAASEVRAIIEGQFLSMRAHAERFGMPTPPKRIIATGGASANQCILNSIASIFGSDVYTVQRPDSASLGAALRAAHGWICEKRRSFVPISFLYNDKLDKTSLSCKLSASAHDKKHIAKYGLLMKKRVEIEDKLVQKFGRW, encoded by the exons ATGGAGTCTGGTTATTCTTTGCCGGAAGATGCTCTCTTTCTGGGGTTCGATAGCTCCACTCA GTCTCTGAAGGCGTCTGTACTGAATGCGGATCTGGTTATTGTTGCGTCTGAGACTGTTCATTTTGATTCTGAGTTGCCACATTACAAAACCAAGGATGGGGTCTATAGGGATCCATCCGACAGCGGTAGGATTGTTTCTCCGACTTTGATGTGGGTGGAAGCCCTAGACCTATTGCTTGGGAAGCTGACTGCATCTGGATTGGATTTGGGAAGAATTATAGCTGTCTCTGGTAGTGGACAGCAACATGGGAGCGTCTACTGGAAGAAAGGTAGTTTACAGCTGCTGGCATCTTTGGATCCGGAAAAGCCTCTAACAACCCAGTTGAGTGATGCTTTTTCAACGAAAGAGTCACCCATCTGGATGGACAGTAGCACCACTGCACAATGTCGGGAGATTGAGAATGCAGTAGGTGGTGCTTTGACGCTGGCCCAGTTAACGGGGTCTAGGGCTTATGAGAGGTTCACGGGGCCTCAAATAAGGAAGATATATCAGACACAACCTGATGTCTATCATAATACAGAAAGAATATCTCTAGTCAGTTCTTTCATGGCATCTCTTCTAATTGGCGCCTATGCTAGCATTGATGAAGCTGATGGGTCAGGAATGAATCTTATGGACATCAAAGAGCGCGCATGGCTGAATGTTGCTCTAGAG GCTACTGCACCAGGTTTGGAAGAGAAGCTTGGAAAGCTGGCACCTGCACATTCTGTTGCTGGTCTTATAAGCTCTTACTTTGTCAAGAG GTTTAAATTCAGCAAGAGCTGCTTGGTTATTCATTGGTCAGGAGACAACCCCAATAGCTTGGCAG GTTTGACGCTCAGCTGTCCTGGAGAACTTGCCATCAGTCTTGGCACAAGCGATACT GTGTTTGGAATAACAAATGACCCACTTCCTCGTCTGGAAGGGCATGTCTTGGCCAACCCAGTTGATCCAAATTGCTACATGATAATGTTATGCTACAAAAATGGATCTCTCACAAGGGAAG ATGTGCGTGATCGTTGTGCAAATCATTCGTGGGAGTTATTCAATAAGCTTTTGGGACAAACTTCACCTCTAAATG ATGGAAAATTTGGCTTCTACTTTAAGGAGCATGAAATCTTACCCCCTCTCCCAA TTGGTACCCACCGCTATGCTATTGACAACTTTGAAAGCAACTCCTTAGAAGAATGTAAGGTACATGAGGTTGAGAATTTTGATGCTGCTTCTGAG GTCCGTGCCATAATCGAAGGGCAGTTTCTTTCGATGAGGGCCCATGCTGAGCGTTTCGGAATGCCAACACCACCTAAAAGAATAATagcaactggaggtgcatcggcAAATCAATGCATTCTTAATTCCATAGCATCAATTTTCGGTAGTGATGTCTATACAGTTCAAAGGCCAG ATTCTGCTTCATTAGGGGCTGCCCTGAGGGCAGCTCATGGATGGATATGTGAGAAGAGACGGTCCTTTGTGCCCATCTCATTCTTGTACAACGACAAGTTGGACAAAACATCTCTCAGTTGCAAGCTTTCTGCTTCTGCCCATGACAAAAAGCATATTGCCAAATATGGCTtgttgatgaagaagagagtgGAAATTGAGGATAAACTTGTGCAGAAGTTCGGGAGATGGTAG
- the LOC116250590 gene encoding tubulin alpha chain-like, whose amino-acid sequence MRECISIHIGQAGIQVGNACWELYCLEHGIQPDGQMPSDKTVGGGDDAFNTFFSETGAGKHVPRAVFVDLEPTVIDEVRTGTYRQLFHPEQLISGKEDAANNFARGHYTIGKEIVDLCLDRIRKLADNCTGLQGFLVFNAVGGGTGSGLGSLLLERLSVDYGKKSKLGFTVYPSPQVSTSVVEPYNSVLSTHSLLEHTDVAVLLDNEAIYDICRRSLDIERPTYTNLNRLVSQVISSLTASLRFDGALNVDVTEFQTNLVPYPRIHFMLSSYAPVISAEKAYHEQLSVAEITNSAFEPSSMMAKCDPRHGKYMACCLMYRGDVVPKDVNAAVATIKTKRTIQFVDWCPTGFKCGINYQPPTVVPGGDLAKVQRAVCMISNSTSVAEVFSRIDIKFDLMYAKRAFVHWYVGEGMEEGEFSEAREDLAALEKDYEEVGAESAEGEDCEDEY is encoded by the exons ATGAGGGAGTGCATCTCGATCCACATCGGTCAGGCCGGGATCCAGGTCGGAAATGCGTGCTGGGAGCTTTATTGTCTCGAGCATGGCATCCAA CCTGATGGTCAAATGCCTAGTGACAAGACTGTGGGCGGTGGCGATGATGCTTTCAACACCTTCTTTAGCGAGACCGGTGCTGGGAAGCACGTCCCCCGTGCTGTTTTTGTAGACTTGGAGCCCACTGTTATTGATGAAGTAAGAACCGGAACATACCGCCAGCTCTTTCACCCGGAGCAACTCATCAGTGGCAAAGAAGATGCTGCTAACAATTTCGCCCGTGGCCACTATACCA TTGGCAAGGAGATTGTAGATCTCTGCTTGGATCGCATCCGTAAGCTCGCTGATAACTGCACTGGACTCCAAGGCTTCCTTGTGTTCAATGCTGTTGGCGGTGGCACTGGCTCGGGCCTCGGATCACTTCTTCTGGAGCGCCTGTCTGTGGATTACGGAAAGAAATCCAAGCTTGGCTTTACTGTTTATCCTTCCCCACAAGTCTCCACATCTGTTGTCGAGCCTTACAACAGTGTTCTCTCCACCCACTCCCTCCTGGAGCACACCGATGTGGCTGTCCTGCTTGACAATGAGGCCATCTACGACATCTGTAGGCGCTCGCTGGACATCGAGCGCCCTACCTACACCAACTTGAACCGTCTGGTATCTCAGGTCATCTCTTCGTTGACTGCATCCCTGCGCTTCGATGGTGCCCTCAATGTGGACGTCACAGAGTTCCAGACCAACTTAGTTCCTTACCCAAGGATCCATTTCATGCTCTCCTCCTATGCTCCCGTGATATCTGCAGAGAAGGCATACCACGAGCAGCTTTCGGTCGCAGAGATCACCAACAGCGCCTTCGAGCCTTCCTCCATGATGGCGAAGTGCGATCCTCGCCATGGGAAGTACATGGCCTGTTGCTTGATGTACAGAGGAGATGTTGTTCCCAAGGACGTGAATGCGGCTGTGGCAACGATCAAGACCAAGAGGACCATTCAGTTTGTTGATTGGTGCCCCACTGGTTTCAAATGTGGTATCAACTACCAGCCGCCCACCGTCGTCCCCGGCGGCGACCTTGCCAAGGTTCAGAGAGCCGTCTGCATGATCTCCAACTCGACTAGCGTTGCGGAGGTGTTCTCTCGCATCGACATTAAGTTCGATCTGATGTACGCTAAGCGTGCTTTCGTCCACTGGTATGTGGGTGAGGGGATGGAAGAGGGTGAGTTCTCGGAGGCTCGTGAAGATCTGGCTGCCTTGGAGAAGGACTATGAGGAAGTTGGAGCTGAGTCGGCCGAGGGTGAGGATTGCGAGGACGAGTACTAA
- the LOC116251678 gene encoding receptor protein-tyrosine kinase CEPR1: protein MPPHLNACFSRFHTIDGRHLYFRHPFLPTQQRPLHENSLSGPFMYKWSVDDAGQASLQNSSSATAAAFPFHCQFLGVKCDTAGSVISIDVSGWSLTGQFPSHICTYLPDLRALNIGNNFLQGNFPVAIINCSYLEILNMTKNQFSGGIPDLSRLGSLRVLDVSFNRFSGKFPMSVTNLSAIELLNFNENPAFDPWELPEAIVQLRKLRTLILMTCSLIGQIPAFLGNMTWLVDLELGGNCITGHIPPEIGRMESLKLLELYYNQLTGEIPAELGNLSQLVDIDLSVNGLTGSIPETLCRLPALATLQLYNNSLTGKVPQEIGNSTRLIILSIYENYLTGMLPQDLGEFSNLEVLDVSENRLTGPLPPSVCKSGKLLYFLVLENQFSGELPESYARCLTLLRFRVSKNSLSGTVPEQLWGLPVASIIDLGYNDFEGSISPYIGNTRNLSELYVAGNRFSGRIPPEIGAASLLIKLDLSRNLFSGELPAELGKLKLLNLLLLQQNNFVGQIPESFCLLKSINLLNLSNNQLTGTIPECFSKLLPNSLDFSNNQLSGPVPVNLIKGGLAQNLVGNPNLCLREHMHTGYPVFPFCERPVKKRTLNSVWVIGVSVMAAFLGLLSFFKRLLAKANIGMEDSGYALSATSWDIKCFHKLKFDVYEILEQLDQKNIIGHGGSGTVYKIQLGCGESVAVKKFWTRKTKNSASDQYYLDMELKAEVETLGSIRHKNIVKLYCCFSNADYNLLVYEYMPNGNLWDALHQAGRSLLDWPARHRIAVGVAHGLSYLHHDSSPPIIHRDIKTTNILLDADFQPKVADFGVAKVLQAQGGGDSTSVIAGTYGYLAPEYAYSSKPTGKCDVYSFGVVLMELITGRKPLDPEFGESQNIVFWISCKASTKEGAAEVLDKRLSAAYKDDMIQALRIAMRCTCSLPALRPAMNEVVTMLIEADPQVPCKSLNKVKNLS, encoded by the exons ATGCCCCCTCATCTCAATGCATGCTTTTCAAGATTCCACACCATCGATGGTCGCCATTTATATTTCCGCCACCCTTTCCTGCCCACTCAGCAACGACCATTACATGAA AATTCTCTTTCTGGTCCCTTCATGTACAAGTGGAGTGTTGATGATGCTGGCCAAGCTAGCTTACAGAATTCTTCTTCTGCTACTGCTGCGGCTTTTCCGTTTCATTGTCAATTTCTTGGCGTCAAATGCGATACCGCTGGCTCCGTCATAAGCATTGATGTGAGTGGTTGGTCTCTAACAGGTCAGTTCCCGTCTCATATATGCACGTACTTGCCGGATCTGCGTGCTCTCAACATTGGTAACAATTTTTTACAAGGAAATTTTCCAGTTGCCATTATAAACTGCTCTTACTTAGAGATTCTCAACATGACCAAGAACCAATTCTCCGGTGGCATACCGGATCTCTCGCGGTTGGGATCTCTACGCGTTTTAGATGTCTCCTTCAATCGATTCTCCGGCAAGTTTCCCATGTCGGTAACGAACCTGAGTGCAATTGAGCTACTGAATTTCAACGAAAATCCGGCTTTTGATCCATGGGAGTTACCAGAAGCGATAGTCCAGCTACGGAAATTGAGGACTCTGATTCTGATGACGTGCTCACTAATCGGCCAGATTCCGGCATTCTTGGGGAACATGACCTGGTTGGTGGACCTCGAACTCGGCGGGAACTGCATCACCGGGCACATTCCGCCAGAGATTGGAAGAATGGAGAGCCTGAAACTCTTGGAGTTGTACTACAACCAGCTTACTGGGGAGATTCCTGCTGAGCTTGGTAACTTGTCACAGCTCGTAGATATTGATCTCTCTGTCAATGGTCTCACAGGAAGCATCCCGGAGACTCTGTGCCGGCTGCCGGCTCTCGCAACACTGCAACTATATAATAACAGCCTCACCGGAAAAGTTCCTCAAGAAATTGGAAACTCTACACGACTGATCATATTGTCTATCTATGAGAACTACCTTACAGGTATGCTACCTCAGGATCTTGGAGAATTCTCGAACCTTGAAGTCCTCGATGTGTCGGAAAACAGACTTACAGGTCCGCTGCCACCATCAGTATGTAAATCCGGGAAGTTGTTGTACTTCCTAGTGCTTGAAAACCAATTCTCCGGTGAGTTGCCCGAGTCCTATGCTAGGTGCCTTACTTTGCTAAGGTTCCGAGTAAGCAAGAACAGCTTATCTGGTACGGTTCCAGAACAACTCTGGGGACTACCTGTCGCTTCTATAATTGATTTGGGTTATAACGATTTCGAGGGATCAATATCTCCTTATATAGGAAACACAAGGAATTTATCTGAATTATATGTTGCGGGAAACAGATTCTCTGGACGAATACCACCAGAGATTGGAGCTGCTTCACTTTTGATCAAACTTGATCTCAGCAGAAACCTGTTCTCAGGTGAGCTTCCTGCAGAACTGGGAAAGCTAAAGTTGCTTAATCTGTTGTTGCTTCAGCAAAACAATTTCGTTGGACAGATCCCCgaatctttctgtttgctcaaGTCCATTAACCTCCTCAATCTTTCAAACAATCAGCTTACAGGAACTATCCCTGAATGTTTCTCCAAACTGCTACCCAATTCTCTCGATTTCTCGAATAATCAGTTATCTGGTCCGGTGCCAGTCAACTTGATCAAAGGAGGGTTAGCTCAAAACTTGGTAGGCAATCCAAATTTATGCCTAAGAGAGCATATGCACACCGGGTACCCTGTTTTCCCTTTCTGTGAAAGGCCTGTGAAGAAACGAACGCTCAATAGTGTCTGGGTAATTGGAGTCTCAGTGATGGCTGCCTTCTTAGGCCTCCTCTCATTTTTCAAACGTTTGTTAGCTAAAGCAAATATAGGGATGGAAGACAGTGGTTATGCACTTTCTGCCACATCTTGGGATATCAAGTGTTTCCACAAGCTCAAGTTTGATGTATATGAAATCCTCGAACAATTGGACCAGAAGAACATAATTGGCCATGGAGGGTCTGGGACGGTCTACAAGATTCAGCTGGGCTGCGGCGAGTCAGTTGCCGTCAAGAAGTTCTGGACTAGAAAGACAAAGAACTCAGCTTCTGATCAGTACTACCTGGACATGGAGCTCAAAGCAGAGGTGGAAACGTTGGGGAGCATTAGACATAAAAACATAGTGAAACTCTACTGCTGCTTCTCAAATGCAGATTACAATCTGCTTGTGTATGAGTACATGCCCAATGGCAATCTTTGGGATGCTCTTCATCAAGCAGGGAGGAGCTTGCTGGATTGGCCGGCACGACACCGAATTGCAGTCGGAGTAGCTCATGGCTTATCCTACCTTCACCATGATTCTTCACCACCCATAATTCACAGAGATATCAAGACTACAAACATCCTGCTGGATGCAGATTTTCAACCCAAAGTTGCAGACTTTGGGGTAGCCAAGGTTCTTCAAGCTCAAGGAGGGGGGGACTCTACAAGTGTCATAGCTGGGACCTATGGGTACTTGGCACCAG AGTATGCATATTCATCCAAGCCAACTGGAAAGTGTGATGTATACAGCTTTGGAGTAGTGCTCATGGAATTGATCACTGGGAGGAAACCACTAGATCCAGAATTTGGTGAGAGCCAGAACATAGTGTTCTGGATCTCATGCAAGGCATCAACAAAGGAAGGCGCAGCGGAGGTCCTCGACAAACGATTGTCGGCTGCGTACAAGGACGACATGATCCAGGCACTGCGGATCGCCATGCGGTGCACTTGCAGCCTGCCGGCGCTCCGGCCGGCCATGAATGAGGTAGTCACCATGCTTATTGAAGCAGACCCTCAAGTTCCATGCAAGTCACTAAACAAGGTGAAGAATCTGTCATGA